TTGATTATTTCTTCTACTTTATTTATTTGTGATTTTTCACTCATTATTTTATTTTTTGTATATGTTTTTCTAATAGCTAAGTTCATTAAAAAAACGCGTATATTTTCTATCGCAACATGAGCTTCTTCTTTCATTTGTTATTGTTTTTTATCGCTTCTACCCAATTAATTTTTCCTATAACTATATCACATAATGCAGTAGTTTCTCGTAGTTTTAAATTCAGTCTATCTAATTCGTGGACATATGCATTACCCTCTATGCTTTCGGTCGCTTCTACATATAAAAGCGTTATGCTTTCTAAGTGTTGTAAAAGTTCTAATTGCATTTCTCTTATCTTATTTACTTTTTCTACACTCATACTGTAGGATTTTCGAGTTCGGTAATGTCTTCAATTTTTAATGCCTGTGCAAACGCTTTGATGATGTCGTAGTTTACTCTGTAAGTATCATCGGCTTTGCAATAGATATGGCGTTTTATGGTAGCCATAGAGGTTTTGGTTTGGCGTTGCACAAAAGCCATGATAGCTTTCTTTTTTACCTGCGTTCTTTTAGACATTCTATAATGAATGTTAAATTTTAGGTCTAAAAGCCCGTCTTCTGCGTTTTTGGTATCATTTTTTAGTGTCATAATTGAGTTGATTGTATCGATTTTGATACAAATGTAATGAATTGCTTTCATAAAAACAAATAAAAAATTACAAAAATAACACTTTGCTTACAAACTCTTTATGCTCATGAAAGGAAACGCTTACTTTGAAAATATGGAAAATGAGGACAAAATAATCATGAATGTTCCAGAAGTATTAAGAAGTTTTTTGCTCAAAAAGGGCATTAAACAATCTGATGTAGCAGAAGAAATGCGTTATAAAAATTCTCAAAATCTAAGTATAAAACTAAACAGTAATAAGAAAAGAATTAGTACTGAAGTTATTGAAAAAATGAGTATAGCTACAAATATAAATATGTTTAAAGTATTAGCTATAGAGTTTGAAAATTTAACAGGCATTAGAGAACCTAAAACAAAAAATGCAAACAGTAGCCAACTAGAAAAGGCATTGATGGATTTTATAATAGAAAGATTTCCTAATGTAATAAATAGATAGTTATGGTAATTAGAATACAAGATCATGAAAAAGTGTACAAATTTGAATATTTCATAAGTGATTATGGCGTAACTATTACAGTCCTAAATAAACAAACAATGAAAGAAAAAGAGATATATAATGTAAATAAACTTCAAATTTTTCATACTAAAATGCAGATGTATAGGGTAATTGATGAAAAAACTTTGAAAATAAAGAAGAGTGGATTGAGCGAACATTGTATAAATTCTTTTTACAAAACTTTAAATGATAATAAAAAATATATTACAGAGTGTGTCGCAGACAAGTATGAAGACATAAAGCGAGATTCCAAAAGAAATAATAACGAAAAAAACAAAGAATAAAAAAGCTAAAAGTGCTTACGAAGCGAATCGTAAATTAAAACAATGAATGCAATAACTATCATCACCTTAGCACCAATACTTATATATGTTATAATATGGTTGGTAGTTGTGTTTGTTGTAAAAGCCAATATAACCCAAAAAGGAAAAAGAAAAGAGTATCGTAAACTTTTAATGAAAGATGTTAACGAAGCAATAGTGCCTTTGTTTTTTATATCGCAATTGGTATTATATGTATCGTCTGCTGATTTTAAGTTTGAAGGTTTTGGTGTCATACTTTTTGTATTAAAAATTTTAATATTTATAACTTATATTGTTTTAGCTGTATTGGCTGCTATAAATTTAAACAAAAACATCAAAAAAATGCTTAGTGAAAACGAAGCCAACGAAAATGATATAACATAATTAGATAACTAAAAAAACAAAGAATAAAAAAGCTCAACAAAGCAAGTATTTGAGCAACAATAGGATAGGAGTTAAATAATTATCCCTCTCTCTCCGCAAAATTTTTTCCTTAAATTTTTGTGTTTATTTTCTTTGCAAATTATGCTTATATTTAAGCTATGAAGCGATTTTTTAACTTATTTACAATTGCTATTATTTCTTTAATAATGTGGAGTTGTAGTAAAAATGATAATAGTAGTAAGGTGCCAATTACTCAAGATAGCTGTGAAGTATTGATTAACCAACGAAAAGCTAATCCAAGTATTGTTCAAAATCCGAATGGAAGATTCAGTTATACACATCGACAAGTTAAATTTAAAATAAAATCATATAAAGAAATAGAAAGTTTAGAGCAAAATGGCATTACTTTACTCGACCATAATTTTGATGCAGTTCCAGATAAAAATCTAAATTATACTACAACACATACTAATCAATATGGTGTGTTTTATGCTATAGTTCCTAGAGCTTTTAATTTAAGCAACTATAATTATGATGTTGTAGATTATAGAAATATTGCTACTACCAATAAAAGAGTTGCTAGTAAAGTCATTAACGGAAATATTGAATACTATGATCCAATTGCACAAGAAAATTTACCACTGCAAGGCGTTAAAGTTTTAGTTAAAGATCAAAATAATATCAATTCAAGTTTTGCAGATGCAGACGGAAACTTTTATATAGATGCTAGTTATTTTAATTCAGATACTATAGAAGTTTTAATTCAGTTTAACAATAACGAAATTGAAGTACGCACTTTTAATATCAATAATCTTGGAGCTGTGGTTAATCCAAATACTTTTTCATTAGGATTTAAAACTTCATGTGCGTTTACCAATATGCAAATAAGTATTGGTAGTAATTTTAAAAACTCAAAACTGCATTCAAGCATTGCCTCTTTTGTAAGTTATTATCAAATAAAACAAGTGGTTGCCAATAATCAATTGCAATTGCCTAATAAAAAACTAATATTTTGGTTAGATCAAGGAGAAACGCTAAGCGATGCATATTCTACACCAATGTTAAATGTTATTAGCAAAACCAATCCTGCTGCAATTAATTTATTTTTAGAAGATTTAATCAACTTATCACCAGAGTTAGCCAACTTAGTTGCTCCAATTGTAAAAGATATTTTACCAGATATTACAGTACCGTATATAGAACAACAAGCAACAGTAATAAAAATTAGTGCCATAGAAACCATACATCACGAATTTGGTCATGCTATTCACTATGCAAAAGCTGGTAATGATTTTTGGGTGCCTTATATTGTTTATATTTTTGCCAATGGAGGATATGGTTATCAGTCGTTGCCAAACTCAGGAATTATTGCATTGTCAGAAGGTTGGGCAGAAGATTTTTCATATTTAAGTTTGTACGAAACCTATCAAAAAGAAAACTATTTAATCAATGCAGAGAAAGAAAATACAACTAGTGGTTATTGGATAATTTATGGTTTGTATTACGATTTATTTGACAATGCTACTAATGAAACATTTGACAATGTAAGTAATATATCAATAAAACAAGTATATCAACTTTTATCTACAGATGTAAATACACCTGTTTTGTTGAAGAATAAACTTAAAACCAATTATCCAACGCAAGCAACAGCTATAGAACAATTATTCAATCATCATGGATATTGATTTGAAAAAATGTAGTTCTAATTAGTATTGTTCTTGTTGATAAATCTAGTTATTCTAGATTATTGATATATCTTTTTAAATTTGTTACATGACAGCAATTGTTGGTAAGAATAAGAAAAGGTACTTGTTTTATACAATAATAATAGTTGTTCTAATTTTACACAGTAGCTTAATTTACGGACAAACTGAAAAATTAGTAAATACTTCTAAAGTGTTTTCAAAGACAGAACAAGCAGATTCTTTCTTAAATTTAAGTATAAACTATTTAAACAAAGAGTATGATTTAAATTTGGCACAAGAATATGCTCAAAAGGTCTTAAGCTTAAGTACTGGAACAAAAAACAATCAACTACTTTCTAAGGCACATGGTATTATAGGTATAGTGTATATGTATAGAGGCATTCTTGATACAGCAGAAAATCATATTCTAATTTCATATAAGTATGCTAAAGCAAGTAACAATGATTCTTTAGTATGCATTGCTCAAATGCGAATTGGTGGTTTAAAAGCCAATATGTCAAAGTCTGATGAGGCAATGGCTTATTTTTTAAAAGCACTTCAAACAGCTAAACATATTAAAAATTATAGCTTAATTGTTGATGCACATTATAAATTAGCTGGCTTATATGCTTCACTAAATCAATTAAATAAAGTAAAAGAACACTTGTATTCAGCTTTAGAAATTATTGATGCTAATTCAATTACTATAGAAGATGATTTAAAGTTAAATGTATTAGTTTTTGCTAATGCTTATAACTTAAATATGAAAAAAATAGAGCCAAATAATAACGAGTATGATAAGGAATTTCTTCGTTTATCAAAACAGTCTTTGGACTTAGCACTTAAAATTAAAAATTACAATCAGGCATTTAGTACATTACTACAAATAAGCATTTACTATAAAGATATAAACAATTATACATTGTCAGATAAATACTTGAATAATGCAATGTCATATTTAAAATATAGTGATGTTAATAATGAAAATATGTTTAATGTATTGAAAATTGATATGTTAATACGGAATGATAAGAAAAAAGATGCTATAGCATTGATAGAACAATTTTCAGATACGACAAAAACATTACCATTGTCTCTAAAATATAATACGAACGAAATAGCTTACCTAAGATATAAAGAACTTTCGATGTATGAAAAAGCACTAGAAAAACTAGAAATTACTAATGAGTATAAAAATCGTATTCAAGAAGAAGAACAATTAAAGTTAATTAAAGAATTAGAAACACAATATGAAGTAGATAAAAAAGATGCTCAAATTAGAGAAGCAAAACTAAAACAAGCTTTAAACAAAAGGCGGACTATAATATTTGCATCTTTATTAGGACTCATAATATTGATATTAGCAATAGCTTATTTGTATAACAGAAGTCGATATTTAAAAACACAATTAAAAATGGCTCAATTGCAAAATGATTTACATCGTAGTCAATTAAATCCACATTTTATATATAACAGTATAAATGCTATACAACCATTTTTGTATAATCAGTCAGATCCAAACAAAGGTGCAGCTTATTTGTCTGATGTCTCTATAATGATTCGTAATATGTTAGATGCAACATTTGATGATTTTTGGACACTACAAAAAGAACTCGATTTTATTATACAATATTGTCAAGTACAAGAGCAAATTTTAGAATATAAGGTTGATTTAAAAATTACTTGTAATGAAAAAAATAAAGCACTATTATTACCATCTTTAATTTTGCAACCGTTTATAGAAAATTGTTTTGTACACGGATTTCAAAATACAGATGAAGAAAAAATTATAGACTTAAATATTAAAACAGAATATAATTATATATTGATAAATATTATTAATAATTCAAGTATAAGTAAAGAAAAGCAAGAACAAAAAATACATGTTTCTAGAGCTATGCAAATAACTTTAGGAAGATTACAAAGTGCTTATCCAAAATATAAAAATATAGAAAAATATATTGTGCTTCATCAACAAGACAATAAATTTATTGCTGAACTTAAAATTCCAATATCATGATTAAATTAATTATAATTGATGATAGCAAAGCTAATAGAAATGGACTTCGACTTATGGTCGAACACAACTTTCCAGAGGTATTCCAAATTGATGAAGCCAGTGGCGTTTTAGATGGTGCAAAACTTATTCGTCAAGAACAACCAGATATTGTTCTATTAGATATTCAAATGAAAGACGGAAGTGGTTTTGATTTACTAGATAGTTTATCTGATGATTTTTTTTATTTGATATTTGTTACAGCATATAAAGAGTTTGCTATCGAAGCAATAAAACAAAAAGCATACGATTATCTTTTAAAACCTGTTAATCCATTAGAATTAATAAAAGTATTAAACGAACTTATTACAAAAATTCAGACAAATAAAAAGTCTTCAGATGAAGAAATGCCATCAAAAATATTAGTAAAAAATCAAGAACAAACAATTTTATTAAATATAGAAGATATAGTTTATTGTGCTGCACAAGGAGCTTATACAGAAATAATAACTAAAGCAGGTCGTTATGTGTCTTCTAAGAATTTAAAACATTTTGAGAAAATATTAAAATCTCAAAGTTTTTTACGAGTACATCATTCCTATTTAGTAAATACTTATTTTATTAAATCAATAGAAAGAAATATACAAGATGGTTTAACAATGATTAACGATGATAAAGTTCCAATTGCAGCTCGAAGAAAACCAGCAGTCTTAAAATTTTTAAACGCTTTTAATTAAGTTTTTCTACTTAAGCATAGCTTTAAATTTTGCTTTATTTTCACTAGAACTTCCAACTAAAATATGCGGATAGCTAACTGCTACTAATTCAAGTAATTTATCGGCTTCAGCTTCATTATTTAATAAAGCACCATGCAATTTATCTTCATTGGTTT
Above is a genomic segment from Chitinophagales bacterium containing:
- a CDS encoding histidine kinase, which gives rise to MTAIVGKNKKRYLFYTIIIVVLILHSSLIYGQTEKLVNTSKVFSKTEQADSFLNLSINYLNKEYDLNLAQEYAQKVLSLSTGTKNNQLLSKAHGIIGIVYMYRGILDTAENHILISYKYAKASNNDSLVCIAQMRIGGLKANMSKSDEAMAYFLKALQTAKHIKNYSLIVDAHYKLAGLYASLNQLNKVKEHLYSALEIIDANSITIEDDLKLNVLVFANAYNLNMKKIEPNNNEYDKEFLRLSKQSLDLALKIKNYNQAFSTLLQISIYYKDINNYTLSDKYLNNAMSYLKYSDVNNENMFNVLKIDMLIRNDKKKDAIALIEQFSDTTKTLPLSLKYNTNEIAYLRYKELSMYEKALEKLEITNEYKNRIQEEEQLKLIKELETQYEVDKKDAQIREAKLKQALNKRRTIIFASLLGLIILILAIAYLYNRSRYLKTQLKMAQLQNDLHRSQLNPHFIYNSINAIQPFLYNQSDPNKGAAYLSDVSIMIRNMLDATFDDFWTLQKELDFIIQYCQVQEQILEYKVDLKITCNEKNKALLLPSLILQPFIENCFVHGFQNTDEEKIIDLNIKTEYNYILINIINNSSISKEKQEQKIHVSRAMQITLGRLQSAYPKYKNIEKYIVLHQQDNKFIAELKIPIS
- a CDS encoding response regulator transcription factor, which codes for MIKLIIIDDSKANRNGLRLMVEHNFPEVFQIDEASGVLDGAKLIRQEQPDIVLLDIQMKDGSGFDLLDSLSDDFFYLIFVTAYKEFAIEAIKQKAYDYLLKPVNPLELIKVLNELITKIQTNKKSSDEEMPSKILVKNQEQTILLNIEDIVYCAAQGAYTEIITKAGRYVSSKNLKHFEKILKSQSFLRVHHSYLVNTYFIKSIERNIQDGLTMINDDKVPIAARRKPAVLKFLNAFN